In one Zymoseptoria tritici IPO323 chromosome 10, whole genome shotgun sequence genomic region, the following are encoded:
- the MgHog1 gene encoding MAP kinase (Mitogen-activated protein kinase (MAPK), Osmosensing MAPK, the orthologous of Hog1 in Saccharomyces cervisiae involved in High Osmolarity Glycerol pathway.), whose amino-acid sequence MAEFVRAQIFGTTFEITSRYTDLQPVGMGAFGLVCSAKDQLTGQAVAVKKIMKPFSTPVLSKRTYRELKLLKHLKHENVISLSDIFISPLEDIYFVTELLGTDLHRLLTSRPLEKQFIQYFLYQILRGLKYVHSAGVVHRDLKPSNILVNENCDLKICDFGLARIQDPQMTGYVSTRYYRAPEIMLTWQKYDVEVDIWSAGCIFAEMLEGKPLFPGKDHVNQFSIITDLLGTPPDDVISTICSENTLRFVQSLPKRERQPLKNKFKNADPQAIELLERMLVFDPRKRVKAGEALADPYLSPYHDPTDEPEAEEKFDWSFNDADLPVDTWKIMMYSEILDYHNVDSANNGEGQENGGA is encoded by the exons ATGGCCGAATTCGTGCGTGCGCAGATCTTCGGCACGACCTTTGAGATCACGAGCCG ATACACCGATCTTCAACCCGTCGGCATGGGCGCCTTCGGGCTGGTATG CTCGGCAAAAGATCAGCTCACCGGCCAGGCCGTTGCCGTGAAGAAGATCATGAAGCCCTTCAGCACACCGGTTCTCTCCAAGCGAACCTACCGTGAGCTGAAGCTTCTCAAGCATCTCAAGCACGAGAAC GTGATCAGCCTCAGCGACATCTTCATTTCGCCTCTGGAAGACAT CTATTTTGTGACCGAATTGCTCGGCACCgatctccaccgcctcctcacGTCGAGACCGCTCGAGAAGCAGTTTATCCAGTACTTTCTGTACCAAATCCTC CGCGGCCTGAAATACGTCCACTCCGCCGGTGTCGTTCACCGTGACCTCAAGCCCTCCAACATCCTGGTGAACGAGAACTGCGACTTGAAGATTTGTGACTTTGGTCTGGCCCGTATTCAGGATCCACAAATGACGGGATATGTCTCGACGAGATACTACCGAGCTCCTGAGATCATGCTCACGTGGCAAAAGTACGATGTAGAAGTGGATATCTGGAGTGCGGGATGCATCTTTGCGGAAATGCTCGAGGGCAAGCCCCTGTTTCCAGGAAAGGATCACGTCAACCAGTTCTCGATCATCACGGATTTGTTGGGGACACCACCAGATGATGTTATCAGCACCATCTGCAGCGAGAAT ACCCTCAGATTCGTGCAGTCGCTTCCCAAGCGTGAACGCCAGCCGCTCAAGAACAAGTTCAAGAACGCCGACCCACAAG CgatcgagctcctcgagcGTATGCTTGTCTTCGACCCACGGAAACGCGTCAAGGCTGGCGAGGCTCTGGCCGACCCATACCTCTCACCATACCACGACCCTACTGACGAGCCAGAGGCGGAAGAGAAGTTTGATTGGTCGTTCAACGACGCAGATCTGCCCGTGGACACCTGGAAGATCATGAT GTACTCCGAAATCCTCGACTACCATAACGTGGACTCTGCGAACAACGGAGAGGGCCAGGAGAACGGCGGCGCATAA
- a CDS encoding electron transfer flavoprotein subunit alpha, mitochondrial yields MVAPLRTSLLRHAGATCLRQQRTTLRPLSRSTLQRLASTLTVLEQRDGKLNMSSLASISAAQKVGGSVHGIVAGSNIKTVAEQASKVEGLEKVIFIENGDYDRGLAENWAPMLIENIKKGGYTHVIAGHSAFGKNLMPRVAALMDVQQISDITEVQSEDTFVRPIYAGNAILTVQSNDNPKIVTVRGTAFPSGAAEGGSASVEEGTDPKAACPTEWISEDLAKSDRPELASAEKVVSGGRGLKSKEEFDRIMPPLADALGAAIGASRAAVDSGFADNSLQVGQTGKNVAPQLYLCAGISGAIQHLAGMKDSKVIAAINKDADAPIFQVADVGLVGDLFEKVPELTEKLGKA; encoded by the coding sequence ATGGTGGCTCCTCTCCGCACAAGTCTGCTTCGCCATGCCGGAGCAACCTGTCTCCGTCAACAACGGACcactctccgccctctctcCCGCTCCACCCTCCAACGCCTCGCCTCTACCCTCACCGTCCTCGAACAACGCGATGGCAAACTCAACATgtcctccctcgcctccatctccgccgcccAAAAAGTCGGAGGATCAGTGCATGGCATCGTAGCGGGCTCCAACATCAAGACCGTCGCCGAGCAAGCCTCCAAAGTCGAGGGTCTGGAAAAAGTCATTTTCATCGAAAACGGCGACTACGACCGCGGTCTGGCGGAGAATTGGGCGCCTATGCTTATTGAGAACATCAAGAAGGGAGGCTATACACATGTTATCGCAGGCCACTCTGCGTTTGGAAAGAACTTGATGCCGAGAGTTGCGGCTCTTATGGACGTGCAGCAGATTTCGGATATTACAGAGGTGCAGAGTGAGGATACGTTTGTGCGACCGATCTATGCTGGTAACGCGATCCTTACCGTCCAATCGAACGACAACCCGAAGATTGTCACCGTCCGAGGCACGGCATTCCCCTCCGGCGCAGCGGAAGGCGGCAGTGCGAGTGTGGAAGAGGGAACGGACCCCAAAGCCGCTTGCCCCACCGAATGGATCAGCGAGGACCTCGCAAAGTCTGATCGCCCTGAACTCGCGTCCGCGGAGAAAGTCGTCTCAGGTGGCCGCGGGCTGAAGTCAAAGGAGGAATTCGACCGCATTATGCCTCCCCTCGCGGATGCGCTAGGAGCAGCGATTGGAGCGTCTCGTGCGGCGGTGGATTCTGGATTCGCGGACAATTCATTGCAAGTGGGCCAGACAGGAAAGAACGTCGCGCCGCAGCTGTACCTATGCGCCGGAATCTCTGGTGCGATTCAGCATCTTGCGGGCATGAAGGATAGCAAGGTCATTGCTGCGATCAACAAAGATGCGGATGCGCCGATTTTCCAGGTCGCGGATGTTGGGTTGGTAGGAGATTTATTTGAGAAGGTTCCCGAGTTGACGGAGAAGTTGGGCAAGGCGTAA